The region CGCGATTTCCTGAAGCATGCAGCCGTTGTGCTTGCAGCCAAACTCGCGGGGCGTCGCTGTGTATTGCGAGTTCATGGTGGGGATTTCGATCGTGTCTACGATCGAGGTTCGTCGCTCAATAAATCCATCATTCGTTGGATCCTGCGTCTTCCCGACAGCGTTGTATTGCTTTCTCGCCACTGGGCTGAGGTCATTGCGCGGATCGAACGCAGCGCGAACTGCTGCGTAATTCCAAACTCGATCTGCTGCGACGAATTTGAATCGATCGCGACGCGACGGCAAGAAGGCTCCAGGCAGGTCTTGCTCCTTGGAAATCTCTGCGAGAGGAAGGGACACTTTGATGCTCTCGAGGCGACCTATGTTTTGCGCAGGCGATTTCCCGACGTCGAGCTTCTTTTTGCAGGAGCCGAGCGAGACGAGGGCTCGCTTGAGGCATTGCGAGCTCATGCGGATACACTCGGTTTGAACGGAGCTGTTCACTTTCTGGGGCCTGTATTCGGAGACGCGAAGGATCAACTCTTTGCGGATGCGGGAGTGTTCATCCTGCCCTCGCATGCGGAAAACATGCCGATATCGATCATGGAGGCGATGGCCGTAGGACTTCCAGTTGTTGCATCTCGCGTGGGCGCGGTTCCTGACATGCTCGAGGATGGAGTCACGGGCTTACTGATTGATCCAAGAGATCCTGATGCGCTTGCGGAAAGGATTGCCACTCTGTTTGAAAACCCGGAGGAGTGCGCTCGAATGGGAAGAAGAGCTCAGACGAGCGCCCGTGACGCCTGGGATCAGAGTATTGTCGCCGAGAAGAACGCAACGCTCTATGCGGGACATCCGTAAGAAAGTAGGGCGTTGGTGC is a window of bacterium DNA encoding:
- a CDS encoding glycosyltransferase family 4 protein, with translation MAAEVGRAVSEKGHSRPGVLIYGSFQPPGKPCGVTAAMRSSVESPLRNFYELEVITTHRSGTNRGVVSRLCFGLWLFGSSWIRMLRSGAAVVDVHAVSDRDFLKHAAVVLAAKLAGRRCVLRVHGGDFDRVYDRGSSLNKSIIRWILRLPDSVVLLSRHWAEVIARIERSANCCVIPNSICCDEFESIATRRQEGSRQVLLLGNLCERKGHFDALEATYVLRRRFPDVELLFAGAERDEGSLEALRAHADTLGLNGAVHFLGPVFGDAKDQLFADAGVFILPSHAENMPISIMEAMAVGLPVVASRVGAVPDMLEDGVTGLLIDPRDPDALAERIATLFENPEECARMGRRAQTSARDAWDQSIVAEKNATLYAGHP